A genomic window from Dehalococcoidia bacterium includes:
- the metG gene encoding methionine--tRNA ligase, whose amino-acid sequence MVETIFIGVAWPYANGPLHLGHIAGCYLPADIFARYQRLRGNRVLMVSGSDQHGTPITLRAEQEGLTPQQVVDKYHAQFLRDWERLGISFDLYTTTGTDNHRQVVHDLFRTLLHKGVIYPSTQHQPYCPTDRRFLPDRYVEGTCPFCRYERARGDQCERCGKPLNPQDLIGMRCRLCGQTPQIRETRHYFLRLSDFQGRLLDWVRTKESVWRPNVYNFTLRFLEGGLQDRAITRDLEWGVPVPVDDPDFRTKRIYVWFEAVIGYLSAAKEWALRRGEAEVWREFWQNPACRHYYFIGKDNIPFHTVIWPAMLMAYGDWTPEKGGAYNLPYDVPANEFLNLERQKFSTSQNWAVWVPDALERYAPDALRYCLTAIMPETADADFTWREFVRRTNDELVATYGNLVHRVVSLTVRHCAGRVPQPTSCTHEDTALQDLARATLGKVGEALGLCRFREALGHAMALAQEANRYLDQTAPWRLVREDPQRASAVLWTALLVVSALKTCMAPFLPFSSQRLHHMLGWSGRVEDAGWRVQEPVPGHPLGTPEPLFAKLDDRVAEEEVQRLLAQRRGPAG is encoded by the coding sequence ATGGTTGAAACGATTTTCATTGGGGTGGCGTGGCCCTATGCCAACGGACCCCTGCACCTGGGGCACATTGCGGGATGTTACCTTCCTGCTGATATCTTTGCCCGCTACCAGCGCCTGCGGGGCAACCGGGTGCTGATGGTCTCTGGCTCCGATCAGCACGGGACGCCCATCACCCTGCGCGCCGAGCAGGAGGGTCTCACCCCCCAGCAGGTGGTGGACAAGTATCACGCCCAGTTTCTACGGGATTGGGAGCGGTTGGGCATCTCCTTTGACCTCTACACCACCACAGGCACCGACAACCACCGGCAGGTGGTGCACGACCTGTTCCGCACCTTGCTGCACAAGGGGGTAATCTACCCAAGCACCCAACATCAGCCCTACTGTCCTACCGACCGACGCTTTCTGCCCGACCGTTATGTGGAGGGCACCTGCCCCTTCTGCCGCTATGAGCGGGCGCGGGGCGACCAGTGCGAGCGGTGTGGCAAACCTCTTAATCCCCAAGACCTCATCGGGATGCGCTGTCGCCTGTGCGGGCAGACGCCCCAGATACGGGAGACACGCCACTACTTCCTGCGCCTGTCGGACTTCCAGGGGCGCCTGTTGGATTGGGTGCGCACCAAAGAGAGCGTGTGGCGTCCCAATGTCTATAACTTCACTCTGCGCTTCCTGGAGGGGGGGCTCCAGGACCGCGCCATCACCCGCGACCTGGAATGGGGGGTGCCTGTACCTGTGGACGACCCCGACTTCCGCACCAAGCGCATCTATGTGTGGTTTGAGGCGGTGATCGGCTACCTGTCGGCAGCCAAGGAGTGGGCACTGCGGCGGGGGGAGGCAGAGGTGTGGCGGGAGTTCTGGCAGAACCCCGCCTGTCGCCACTACTACTTCATCGGCAAGGACAACATCCCCTTCCACACCGTCATCTGGCCGGCCATGTTGATGGCCTATGGCGATTGGACACCCGAGAAAGGGGGCGCCTACAACCTCCCCTACGATGTGCCGGCCAACGAGTTCCTGAACCTGGAGCGCCAGAAGTTCTCCACCTCCCAGAACTGGGCTGTGTGGGTGCCCGACGCGCTGGAGCGCTATGCCCCCGATGCCCTGCGCTACTGTTTGACGGCCATTATGCCCGAAACCGCGGACGCCGACTTCACCTGGCGGGAGTTCGTGCGGCGCACCAACGACGAACTTGTGGCTACCTACGGCAACCTGGTGCACCGTGTGGTGAGCCTGACGGTGCGCCATTGTGCAGGGCGGGTGCCCCAACCCACCTCCTGCACCCACGAGGATACAGCCTTGCAGGACTTGGCCCGGGCGACCCTGGGTAAGGTGGGGGAGGCGTTGGGGCTGTGCCGCTTTCGGGAGGCGCTAGGGCACGCTATGGCCCTGGCCCAGGAGGCCAACCGCTACTTAGACCAGACCGCCCCCTGGCGTCTGGTGCGGGAGGACCCCCAGAGGGCGTCCGCCGTGCTGTGGACGGCCTTGCTGGTGGTGTCGGCACTTAAGACCTGCATGGCCCCCTTCCTGCCCTTCTCGTCCCAGCGCTTGCACCACATGCTGGGGTGGAGCGGGCGGGTGGAGGACGCCGGCTGGCGGGTGCAGGAGCCGGTGCCCGGCCACCCCTTGGGCACACCTGAACCCTTGTTTGCCAAACTGGACGATCGCGTCGCCGAGGAGGAGGTGCAACGCCTCCTAGCCCAGCGCCGCGGACCCGCAGGATAG
- a CDS encoding ABC transporter ATP-binding protein, giving the protein MDARLLVDIEKRLGDFVLQVTLQVGQEVLVLFGPSGAGKTQTLHTIAGLTRPDAGEIVLNGRTLFRRGRPGPAIWVPPRLRRIGYVFQDYALFPHMTALENVAYPLRGGEGRLQALALLKHMHLEHLADRYPWELSGGQQQRVALARALAVQPQVLLLDEPFSALDLPVRERLRGELVALQKTLGLVVVLVTHDLEDAFAVGHRLAVMHQGRVVQVGPVQEVFHTPVDAAVARLLGIGNLFTAQVVASTPEGLSLDWDGLLLEALPQPLPPGQTVTGYIRPHQVKVLYPDRPLTEAVRHNMVTGRIVEHRPGPQVHTLRVALENGAVVEARFPPYSYLPLDLTPGRTVLLSIRREAIVVLQRTREHQSLSYPT; this is encoded by the coding sequence ATGGACGCTCGGTTGCTGGTGGACATAGAAAAGCGCCTGGGGGACTTTGTCTTACAGGTCACCCTGCAGGTGGGGCAGGAGGTGCTGGTGCTGTTCGGCCCCTCAGGCGCCGGCAAGACCCAGACCCTCCACACCATTGCGGGGCTCACGCGCCCCGATGCGGGGGAGATTGTCCTGAATGGGCGCACCCTCTTCCGCCGCGGGCGGCCTGGCCCCGCTATCTGGGTGCCCCCACGCCTGCGGCGCATCGGCTATGTGTTCCAAGACTATGCCCTGTTCCCCCACATGACGGCGCTGGAGAATGTGGCTTATCCTCTGCGGGGGGGTGAGGGGCGCTTGCAGGCTCTGGCCCTCCTGAAGCACATGCATCTGGAGCACCTTGCGGACCGCTACCCCTGGGAGTTGTCCGGGGGACAGCAACAGCGGGTGGCCCTGGCGCGAGCGCTGGCAGTGCAGCCCCAGGTATTGCTCTTGGACGAGCCTTTCTCGGCCCTTGACCTCCCCGTGCGGGAGCGCCTGCGTGGGGAACTCGTCGCTTTGCAAAAAACCCTGGGGTTGGTGGTGGTGTTGGTGACCCACGACCTAGAGGACGCTTTCGCTGTGGGGCATCGCCTGGCCGTTATGCACCAGGGGCGGGTGGTGCAGGTCGGCCCGGTGCAGGAGGTCTTTCACACCCCTGTGGACGCCGCGGTGGCGCGCCTCTTGGGTATCGGCAACCTGTTTACGGCGCAGGTGGTCGCCTCCACGCCGGAGGGATTGTCCCTGGACTGGGATGGTTTGCTGTTAGAGGCCTTGCCCCAACCCCTTCCCCCGGGACAGACTGTAACGGGGTACATTCGTCCCCACCAGGTGAAGGTTCTCTACCCCGACCGTCCCCTAACGGAGGCGGTGCGCCACAACATGGTTACGGGGCGCATCGTAGAGCATCGCCCCGGCCCCCAAGTGCACACCCTGCGCGTGGCATTGGAGAATGGGGCAGTGGTGGAGGCCCGCTTCCCCCCGTACAGTTACCTCCCCCTGGACCTGACCCCGGGGCGGACGGTGTTGCTTTCCATCCGGCGGGAGGCCATCGTGGTCCTGCAACGCACCCGGGAGCACCAGAGCCTCTCATATCCTACTTGA
- the ccmA gene encoding heme ABC exporter ATP-binding protein CcmA, giving the protein MLAVEVRGLTRTYGPYLALHQVNLAVEWGQTLVVLGPNGSGKTTLVKVLAGLARPTEGWAQVAGFPLHTHPLEVQRRVGVLTHNPFLYADLTVWENLLFYARMFGLQRPSARIETLADRLGLTERLHQRVRTLSHGLQKRAGLARALLHQPPVLLLDEPEAGLDAPSVATLEQVIREHCEHGGAVVLTTHQVAWGLALGHQAVALHRGRVALAEPHSRANAATFQDAYRRLMGVQGG; this is encoded by the coding sequence ATGCTCGCTGTGGAGGTCCGCGGCCTGACGCGCACCTATGGCCCCTACCTGGCTTTGCACCAGGTGAACCTGGCTGTGGAGTGGGGGCAGACGTTGGTCGTGCTGGGCCCCAACGGCTCGGGCAAGACGACATTAGTGAAGGTGCTGGCCGGCCTGGCCCGCCCAACGGAGGGCTGGGCACAGGTGGCAGGCTTTCCCCTGCACACCCACCCCCTGGAGGTGCAAAGGCGCGTGGGAGTCCTGACCCACAACCCCTTCCTGTATGCGGATCTGACGGTGTGGGAGAACCTGCTGTTCTATGCACGCATGTTTGGTCTGCAGCGGCCTTCGGCGCGTATTGAGACCCTGGCCGACCGCCTCGGGCTGACGGAGCGCCTGCACCAACGGGTGCGCACCCTCTCCCACGGTCTGCAAAAGCGGGCGGGGTTAGCCCGTGCCCTGCTCCACCAGCCCCCTGTGCTCCTGCTGGACGAGCCCGAGGCGGGGTTGGACGCCCCATCGGTAGCCACTCTGGAGCAGGTGATACGGGAGCACTGTGAGCATGGGGGGGCAGTGGTCTTAACCACCCATCAGGTGGCGTGGGGTCTGGCGTTGGGGCACCAGGCAGTGGCCTTGCATCGGGGGCGGGTGGCCCTAGCCGAACCCCACTCCCGCGCCAACGCCGCTACATTCCAGGACGCCTACCGTCGCCTTATGGGAGTGCAAGGGGGCTAG
- a CDS encoding LLM class flavin-dependent oxidoreductase, with translation MERIGITPRQEDSDLVTSLDLIREAEALGYHSVWLGESWGREVFTSLAYFALGTQRIQLGAGIVNVYSRTPALIGMAAATLDEVSGGRFILGLGVSGQIVIEQWHGVPFHHPLERTREYVEILRLIWSGQRVNYQGRVFRLQNFRLAFTPRRAHLPIFIAAMGPQNLRLTGELADGCIPFLPSRSRFREVYLKPLEEGAAARGRSLSHIEIAPYIITAVSADGASARALARAHVAYYIGGMGVYYNTLVRRYGYVEEAEAIRQAWQHRDRERAARLVSDTMLDDLALAGTPAQCREGLEAYRGAGVTLPILAFAHGSSREMVREALRTFAPKG, from the coding sequence ATGGAGCGGATAGGCATCACCCCGCGACAGGAGGACAGCGACCTGGTCACCTCTTTGGACCTGATTCGGGAGGCGGAGGCGTTGGGCTACCATTCGGTGTGGCTGGGGGAGTCCTGGGGACGGGAGGTGTTCACCTCCCTCGCCTATTTCGCTTTGGGGACCCAACGCATTCAGTTGGGGGCGGGAATCGTGAATGTGTACAGCCGTACGCCCGCCCTCATCGGCATGGCCGCCGCCACTTTGGACGAAGTGTCGGGGGGGCGGTTTATCTTGGGGCTGGGTGTCAGCGGGCAGATTGTCATTGAGCAGTGGCACGGTGTCCCCTTCCACCATCCTCTGGAGCGCACACGGGAATATGTCGAAATTCTCCGCTTGATCTGGAGCGGGCAACGGGTGAACTATCAAGGGCGCGTGTTCCGCCTGCAGAACTTCCGCCTGGCCTTTACCCCTCGGCGTGCCCACCTGCCCATCTTCATCGCCGCTATGGGGCCCCAGAACCTCCGCCTGACCGGCGAACTGGCGGATGGGTGCATCCCCTTCCTGCCGTCCCGCTCCCGCTTTCGGGAGGTCTACCTGAAGCCCCTGGAGGAGGGGGCCGCCGCCCGGGGGCGCTCCCTCTCTCACATTGAGATCGCCCCTTACATCATCACCGCAGTCTCCGCCGATGGGGCCAGCGCACGCGCCCTGGCTCGCGCCCATGTGGCCTACTACATTGGAGGGATGGGGGTCTACTACAACACCCTGGTGCGGCGCTACGGGTATGTGGAGGAGGCAGAGGCCATCCGCCAGGCGTGGCAGCACAGGGACCGAGAGCGCGCTGCCCGCCTGGTGAGCGACACCATGTTGGACGACCTGGCCCTTGCGGGCACGCCCGCCCAGTGCCGGGAGGGGCTAGAGGCCTACCGGGGGGCGGGTGTGACCCTCCCCATCCTGGCTTTTGCCCACGGCTCCAGCCGGGAGATGGTGCGTGAGGCGTTGCGCACCTTCGCCCCCAAAGGCTAA
- the modB gene encoding molybdate ABC transporter permease subunit, whose amino-acid sequence MSDALLLSLRVTALASLIIFVVGLGLALVLARLRFPGRTLVELVVTLPLVLPPTVVGYYLLIALGRGSPLKEWLGVDIVFTWWAAAVASAVMGLPLMVQASRAAIASVDPALEQVARTLGSREWEVLWRITLPLARRGILAGILLGSARALGDFGATLMVAGSIPGRTQTLPLAVYDAVQNSDYALANQMVLLLTGISLLGLWVVRRMEAQRPTPGRR is encoded by the coding sequence GTGAGTGATGCCCTCCTCCTCTCCCTGCGAGTGACGGCCCTCGCCTCCCTGATCATCTTCGTGGTGGGATTGGGACTAGCCCTGGTGTTGGCGCGCCTGCGGTTTCCTGGGCGCACACTAGTAGAACTTGTGGTAACCCTCCCTCTGGTGCTGCCCCCGACAGTAGTGGGCTACTACCTCCTCATCGCTTTAGGGAGGGGGAGCCCCCTCAAGGAGTGGCTGGGGGTAGACATCGTCTTCACTTGGTGGGCGGCGGCGGTAGCCTCGGCGGTCATGGGCCTCCCCCTCATGGTGCAGGCGTCCCGTGCCGCCATCGCCAGTGTGGACCCCGCCCTGGAGCAGGTCGCCCGCACCCTGGGCTCCCGGGAGTGGGAGGTGCTGTGGCGTATCACCCTGCCCTTGGCACGGCGGGGCATCTTGGCAGGCATCCTTTTAGGCTCGGCACGGGCCTTGGGAGACTTCGGGGCGACCCTAATGGTGGCCGGGAGCATCCCAGGGCGCACCCAAACCCTCCCCTTAGCCGTCTACGACGCCGTCCAGAACAGCGACTACGCTCTGGCCAATCAGATGGTGCTCCTCCTCACGGGGATATCCTTGCTGGGGCTGTGGGTGGTGCGGAGGATGGAGGCCCAGCGCCCCACCCCCGGCCGCCGGTAG
- a CDS encoding CoA transferase gives MLLTGYRILDLTDQWGMLAGRMLADMGAQVIAVEPPGGNPARRLPPFWKDDITCSLFWEAYAGGKKSITLDLTHPDGREVFLRLLAVSDALLETFPPGTLARWGLDHETLRRANPTLVHTSITPFGQTGPYAHWKATDLTIQAMGGLAYVTGDADRPPVRISFPQAWVLAGISGALGTMLALFHRTRTGQGQQVDLSAQHAVARTMDRLIPFVDLLGEVLERHGHWGRPGGGPLRPSLWPCRDGWVCVLMVGGGVGAKHMQGLLAWMEEEGFDPGPLKDMGEVDFGFSRAAMIPVVAEVLGRFLAPKTKAEIWEQAQRRRLLMAPVSTPGEAAQVALRIAPDFFRKEVAPDGAVRATVGPFVPLEGGNPRRAPALGEHQREVLVDMLGYTPAEAIVLRRVGALG, from the coding sequence ATGCTCCTCACCGGCTATCGCATTCTGGACTTGACAGACCAGTGGGGGATGCTGGCGGGGCGGATGTTGGCCGATATGGGTGCCCAGGTCATCGCCGTGGAGCCGCCGGGGGGCAATCCCGCCCGCCGTCTGCCCCCCTTTTGGAAAGATGACATAACTTGTAGCCTGTTCTGGGAGGCCTATGCGGGGGGCAAGAAGAGCATCACCCTAGACCTGACCCATCCCGACGGGCGGGAGGTGTTCCTGCGCCTTCTGGCCGTGAGTGATGCCCTGCTGGAGACCTTTCCTCCTGGAACGCTGGCCCGCTGGGGTTTGGATCACGAGACCCTGCGCCGAGCCAATCCCACTCTGGTGCACACCTCCATCACCCCGTTCGGTCAAACGGGCCCGTATGCCCACTGGAAGGCCACCGATTTGACTATCCAGGCGATGGGGGGGTTGGCCTATGTAACGGGGGACGCCGACCGCCCCCCGGTGCGCATCTCCTTTCCCCAGGCGTGGGTGCTGGCGGGCATCAGCGGGGCCCTGGGGACGATGCTGGCCCTCTTCCACCGCACACGTACCGGGCAGGGCCAGCAGGTAGACCTCTCGGCCCAGCACGCCGTCGCCCGCACCATGGACCGCCTGATCCCTTTCGTGGACTTGCTGGGAGAGGTGCTGGAACGCCACGGCCACTGGGGGCGCCCCGGCGGTGGCCCCTTGCGTCCATCCCTGTGGCCATGTCGGGATGGGTGGGTGTGCGTGCTTATGGTGGGGGGTGGTGTGGGCGCCAAACATATGCAGGGCCTGCTGGCCTGGATGGAGGAGGAGGGCTTCGACCCTGGCCCCCTGAAGGACATGGGGGAGGTGGACTTTGGCTTCAGTCGGGCCGCCATGATACCGGTTGTGGCGGAGGTGCTGGGGCGCTTCCTGGCGCCCAAAACCAAAGCCGAGATTTGGGAGCAGGCCCAGCGCCGGCGTCTCCTGATGGCCCCCGTCTCCACCCCTGGTGAGGCGGCCCAGGTGGCCCTGCGCATCGCTCCCGACTTCTTCCGCAAGGAGGTGGCACCCGACGGGGCGGTGCGGGCAACGGTGGGGCCGTTTGTGCCTCTGGAGGGGGGCAATCCCCGCCGCGCCCCCGCCCTGGGGGAGCATCAGCGGGAGGTGCTGGTGGATATGCTGGGGTATACCCCGGCCGAAGCGATTGTTTTACGGCGGGTTGGAGCGTTAGGCTGA
- a CDS encoding PIG-L family deacetylase gives MLNALPTPERVLVVFAHPDDAEFGCAGTVARWAREGAHIVYVLATSGDSGTSDRSLTPERLAAIREAEQIEAARMLGVREVVFLRYPDGGLEDTKEFRGKVVREIRRVKPDVVLTSEPFPRLRFSHRDHRIAGLVAMDACYPYCRDHLYYPEHLLEGLDTHKVGAVLFWGPDQPDVFSDITDTLETKLRALACHKSQFSDFNAVAERVKEWARLNGQRVEVPYAEAFRKIEFAR, from the coding sequence ATGCTCAACGCCTTGCCCACGCCCGAACGGGTTCTGGTGGTATTCGCCCACCCGGATGACGCCGAGTTCGGGTGCGCCGGCACGGTGGCTCGGTGGGCACGGGAGGGGGCCCACATCGTCTATGTGCTGGCCACCAGCGGCGACAGTGGCACCAGTGACCGCTCCCTCACCCCCGAGCGCCTGGCCGCCATCCGCGAGGCAGAGCAGATAGAAGCGGCACGGATGCTGGGAGTAAGGGAGGTGGTGTTCCTCCGCTACCCCGACGGGGGCCTGGAGGATACGAAGGAGTTTCGGGGCAAGGTGGTACGGGAAATCCGCCGCGTCAAGCCCGATGTGGTGCTTACCTCCGAGCCGTTCCCCCGCCTCCGCTTCTCCCACCGGGATCACCGCATTGCCGGCCTCGTGGCCATGGACGCCTGCTACCCCTACTGTCGCGACCACCTCTACTACCCCGAGCACCTGCTGGAGGGCCTGGATACCCATAAGGTAGGGGCCGTGCTGTTCTGGGGGCCGGACCAGCCCGATGTGTTTAGCGACATCACTGACACCTTAGAGACCAAACTGCGAGCCCTCGCCTGCCACAAGAGCCAGTTCAGCGACTTCAACGCCGTGGCAGAACGGGTGAAGGAGTGGGCGCGCCTGAACGGGCAACGCGTGGAGGTGCCCTATGCCGAGGCCTTCCGCAAAATTGAGTTCGCCCGCTAG
- a CDS encoding radical SAM protein, whose protein sequence is MNARARYQEIRCRTALNRVEGMGFRWSLNPYRGCVHSCHYCFARRYHAFLDLSAGEDFSGIVFVKVNIPQVLRWEVWSPTWRKEEVVIGTATDPYQPIEGKYRLTRSCLEVLCQVANPMSLVTKGTMVVRDTDVLADLSRRAGCSVCISVPTLDTAIWRRMEPGTPPPQKRLWAVERLAQAGVRAGVLIAPIVPGLTDGPFQLAQVVRAAKEHGASFVGASLLRLQSGVREHFLQWLGGEFPHLRPIYQRLYTGAYVPWRFQSAVLARVEGLKQRYGLAERPQPGASAPRQLAFAL, encoded by the coding sequence GTGAACGCCCGCGCCCGCTACCAGGAAATCCGTTGCCGCACCGCCCTCAACCGGGTGGAAGGCATGGGCTTCCGCTGGTCGCTCAACCCCTACCGCGGGTGCGTCCACTCTTGCCACTACTGCTTTGCCCGCCGGTACCACGCCTTCCTGGACCTCTCGGCAGGGGAGGACTTCTCGGGCATCGTCTTCGTCAAGGTCAACATCCCCCAGGTGCTCCGCTGGGAGGTGTGGAGCCCCACCTGGCGCAAGGAGGAGGTGGTCATCGGCACCGCCACCGACCCCTACCAGCCCATAGAGGGGAAGTATCGTCTCACCCGCTCCTGCCTGGAGGTGCTCTGCCAGGTGGCTAACCCTATGAGCCTGGTGACCAAGGGCACCATGGTAGTGCGGGACACCGATGTGCTGGCCGACCTGTCCCGTCGGGCGGGGTGTAGCGTGTGCATCAGCGTGCCCACCCTGGACACCGCCATCTGGCGGCGGATGGAGCCGGGCACCCCCCCTCCGCAGAAGCGCCTGTGGGCGGTGGAGCGCCTGGCCCAAGCGGGGGTGCGGGCGGGTGTGCTCATCGCCCCCATCGTCCCGGGTCTTACCGATGGCCCCTTCCAGTTGGCCCAGGTGGTGCGGGCGGCCAAGGAGCACGGGGCGTCTTTCGTGGGGGCGTCCCTTCTGCGTCTCCAGAGTGGCGTGCGGGAGCATTTCCTCCAGTGGCTAGGGGGGGAGTTCCCCCACCTGCGCCCTATCTACCAGCGCCTCTACACAGGGGCCTATGTCCCCTGGCGGTTTCAGTCGGCCGTGTTGGCCCGGGTGGAGGGCCTCAAACAGCGCTACGGACTGGCAGAGCGCCCACAGCCCGGGGCATCGGCACCCCGCCAGTTGGCCTTTGCCCTTTAG
- a CDS encoding MmgE/PrpD family protein: MAVAPSLTERLVDRALAVRWEKVPPQAQERVKHLFLDFLGVALGGRGLADSTPAVRRAGQALAKGARGTCTVVGENRRYPPPVAAFLNATFAHSLDFDDTHRESIIHPGAPIFATLLALAEVHHTSGKVFLEAALAGYEVTCRIGIAHGEAVHRRGFHPTATTGVFGAVAAGAHLLGLSPEATLDALGLAGSMASGSLQFIATGGWNKRVHVGLAAHNALYALTLAQSGVRGARQPLEGTYGYLRAYGDGTVDMTRASLGDGDWQVLHTAVKPYPSCRYNHAVIDAIVDLARRYEIDPAEVRRIRVVLPPVGHALVAVPPEQKRRPHTSVEGQFSVYFAAAVALLQKGLTWGSYQRLHDPQVQALMERVCAEADATVEGMGARVTLEGYAGQRWETSIRYPRGEPENPLPWPHLVGKFLDLACTVLPREHADRLLDRVSTVEMEADMASLICLLRPA; this comes from the coding sequence ATGGCCGTTGCCCCATCCCTGACGGAGCGGTTGGTAGACCGTGCCCTTGCGGTGCGCTGGGAGAAGGTGCCTCCCCAGGCCCAGGAGCGCGTCAAGCACCTCTTTCTGGATTTTTTGGGTGTGGCTCTAGGGGGTAGGGGATTGGCCGACTCCACGCCTGCCGTTCGGCGGGCTGGGCAGGCCTTGGCCAAAGGGGCGCGGGGAACCTGCACCGTGGTGGGGGAGAACCGCCGGTATCCGCCTCCTGTGGCGGCCTTCCTCAATGCCACCTTCGCCCATAGCTTGGACTTTGACGACACCCATCGGGAATCCATCATCCATCCCGGGGCGCCCATCTTTGCCACCCTGCTCGCTTTGGCCGAGGTGCACCACACCTCGGGGAAGGTGTTCCTGGAAGCGGCCCTGGCGGGGTATGAGGTTACCTGCCGCATCGGGATAGCCCACGGGGAGGCGGTGCATCGGCGGGGCTTCCATCCCACAGCCACCACGGGGGTTTTCGGTGCCGTGGCGGCGGGGGCGCACCTGTTGGGCCTGTCCCCAGAGGCGACCTTGGACGCCCTAGGCTTGGCAGGGAGTATGGCCAGCGGCTCCCTGCAGTTCATCGCCACTGGGGGGTGGAACAAGCGGGTGCATGTGGGGCTGGCCGCCCACAACGCCCTGTATGCCCTCACCCTGGCCCAGAGCGGGGTTCGGGGGGCACGCCAGCCCCTGGAAGGCACCTATGGCTACCTCCGCGCCTACGGCGACGGGACGGTGGACATGACCCGCGCCAGCCTGGGGGACGGGGACTGGCAGGTTTTACACACCGCCGTGAAACCCTATCCCTCGTGCCGCTACAATCACGCTGTCATTGACGCCATTGTGGACTTGGCTCGGCGTTACGAGATTGACCCCGCCGAGGTGAGGCGCATCCGCGTAGTCCTGCCCCCGGTAGGGCATGCCCTGGTGGCAGTCCCGCCCGAGCAAAAGCGTCGCCCCCACACCAGTGTGGAGGGTCAGTTTAGCGTCTACTTCGCCGCCGCGGTCGCCCTGCTGCAGAAGGGCTTGACCTGGGGCAGTTACCAGCGCCTGCACGACCCCCAGGTGCAGGCCCTGATGGAGCGCGTCTGTGCCGAGGCCGACGCCACTGTGGAGGGGATGGGGGCGCGGGTAACCCTGGAGGGATACGCCGGCCAGCGGTGGGAGACCAGCATACGCTACCCGCGGGGCGAGCCGGAAAACCCCCTTCCCTGGCCCCACCTGGTGGGGAAGTTCCTGGACCTGGCGTGCACGGTGCTCCCTCGGGAGCATGCGGACCGCCTTCTGGACAGGGTGTCCACTGTGGAGATGGAGGCGGATATGGCCTCCCTTATCTGTCTGTTGCGTCCTGCTTAA
- a CDS encoding polyprenyl synthetase family protein yields MTLRFYEPVVKDLEEVQERLRRLAQEVDDPRLTPLFAHPLEVPGKRVRPTITLLAGRLTSQNPDKIILMATAVELLHIATLVHDDTVDNAALRRGRATLSKLFGPQVAVLVGDYLFAASAVLVCQTGHLGVVQRFAETIMDLASGELEEHLSRGIPTQTRDQYYRRIYRKTASLFRTAAESGAILCGAPEAWVEAMRRYGYALGMAFQIVDDILDVDGVGEEVGKPVGNDLREGVLTLPALLLLERFPQGNPILSLLRGEDTEANLTRALEMLRTSGVLQEAMQVARGFLRQAEEALAPLPPSDSKECLLALADYVVGRRK; encoded by the coding sequence ATGACCCTCCGTTTCTATGAGCCCGTAGTGAAAGACCTGGAAGAGGTGCAGGAGCGGCTGCGCCGGCTGGCCCAGGAGGTGGACGATCCCCGCCTGACCCCCCTGTTCGCCCATCCTTTAGAGGTGCCGGGCAAGCGAGTGCGCCCCACCATTACCCTCCTGGCGGGGCGGCTCACCTCCCAGAACCCGGACAAGATCATCCTCATGGCGACGGCCGTGGAGCTGCTACACATCGCCACCCTGGTGCACGACGACACGGTGGACAACGCCGCCCTCCGCCGGGGGCGGGCGACCCTCTCCAAACTGTTCGGCCCCCAGGTGGCGGTGCTGGTGGGGGATTACCTGTTCGCCGCCTCGGCGGTGCTGGTCTGTCAAACAGGGCACCTGGGGGTGGTGCAGCGCTTCGCCGAAACGATCATGGACTTGGCCAGCGGGGAGTTGGAGGAGCACCTGTCCCGAGGCATTCCTACCCAGACTCGGGATCAGTATTATCGGCGCATCTATCGGAAGACTGCCTCCCTGTTCCGCACGGCAGCCGAGTCGGGGGCGATTCTGTGTGGTGCGCCCGAGGCGTGGGTGGAGGCTATGCGCAGGTATGGGTATGCCCTGGGCATGGCCTTCCAGATCGTGGACGACATCCTGGATGTGGACGGGGTGGGGGAGGAGGTGGGCAAGCCGGTGGGCAACGACCTGCGGGAGGGGGTATTGACCCTTCCCGCGCTTCTGTTGCTGGAGCGGTTCCCCCAGGGCAATCCCATCCTCTCCCTGTTGCGGGGGGAGGACACCGAGGCCAACCTGACCCGCGCCCTGGAGATGCTCCGCACCAGTGGGGTGCTCCAGGAGGCGATGCAAGTGGCGCGGGGGTTCTTGCGCCAGGCGGAGGAGGCCCTCGCTCCCCTGCCCCCCAGCGACAGCAAGGAGTGTCTGCTGGCCTTGGCCGACTATGTGGTGGGGAGGCGTAAGTAG